The following are encoded in a window of Acidicapsa ligni genomic DNA:
- the purF gene encoding amidophosphoribosyltransferase: MAVCGHPDAARQVYLGLYALQHRGQESGGIATANGQNLSNIKGMGLISEIFTEDVLAKLPGELAIGHTRYSTTGDSALLNAQPIRVDSTKGLIAIAHNGNLVNLGNLRAKLERAGAYFQTTSDSEIIVQLIAHSKATSLVDAIADSLGQVEGAFSIVMMTRDRIFAARDPRGFRPLSMGRIKNADGPDTIVFASETCAFDLLRAEYERDVQPGELVMVSADGVTSRQYSTGTPQTSCIFEHVYFARPDSRIYGRWVQESREEMGRQLARESHVPTDLVVPVPDSGVTAAIGYAAEAGLPFRFGLIRNHYVGRTFIEPEQRVRDFGVKLKLNPVRNLLEGKRVMLIDDSIIRGTTSRKIVRMVRGAGAKEVHLRITCPPTISPCFYGVDTPSKRDLIAANKSVEEIRQFIEADTLAYLSMDGLLHSCDDGKGTGYCTACYTGNYPTQWVDVDEILPASADRYEVQLKLTEVN, translated from the coding sequence ATGGCTGTCTGTGGACATCCCGATGCAGCGCGGCAAGTCTATCTAGGCCTCTACGCCCTGCAGCACCGCGGCCAGGAGTCGGGTGGCATCGCCACGGCGAATGGACAGAATCTCTCCAATATCAAGGGCATGGGCCTGATCTCCGAAATATTCACGGAAGACGTGCTTGCCAAGCTGCCCGGCGAACTGGCCATCGGCCATACTCGCTACTCCACTACCGGAGACTCGGCGCTGCTCAATGCGCAGCCCATCCGCGTGGACTCGACCAAGGGCCTTATCGCTATTGCGCATAATGGCAACCTGGTGAACCTCGGTAATCTGCGTGCGAAGCTTGAGCGCGCAGGCGCATATTTTCAGACCACTTCCGATTCTGAAATCATTGTTCAACTCATCGCGCACTCCAAGGCTACTTCGCTGGTGGATGCCATCGCCGACTCGCTGGGTCAGGTTGAGGGTGCATTCTCCATCGTGATGATGACGCGTGACCGCATCTTTGCTGCCCGCGATCCACGCGGCTTTCGTCCGCTTTCCATGGGCCGCATCAAGAACGCCGATGGCCCGGATACGATCGTGTTTGCTTCCGAGACCTGTGCCTTTGACCTGCTGCGTGCGGAGTATGAGCGTGATGTACAGCCCGGCGAACTGGTCATGGTTTCAGCAGACGGAGTCACTTCGCGTCAGTATTCAACCGGCACGCCGCAGACGAGCTGCATCTTTGAGCATGTCTACTTCGCTCGCCCGGACAGCCGTATCTATGGTCGCTGGGTGCAGGAGAGTCGCGAAGAGATGGGTCGCCAGCTTGCGCGTGAGTCGCATGTTCCAACGGATCTCGTTGTTCCTGTGCCTGACTCTGGCGTTACCGCGGCCATTGGATATGCAGCGGAAGCCGGACTGCCGTTTCGCTTCGGCCTGATTCGTAATCATTATGTCGGGCGTACCTTCATTGAGCCGGAGCAGCGTGTGCGTGATTTCGGCGTCAAGCTCAAGCTCAATCCTGTGCGCAATCTGCTTGAGGGCAAGCGCGTCATGCTCATCGACGATTCCATTATTCGCGGAACGACGAGCCGTAAGATTGTGCGCATGGTGCGCGGCGCGGGAGCCAAGGAAGTGCATCTTCGCATTACCTGTCCTCCAACCATCTCGCCCTGTTTCTACGGTGTGGATACGCCCAGCAAGCGCGACCTGATTGCAGCTAACAAATCGGTCGAAGAGATTCGCCAGTTTATCGAGGCGGACACCCTTGCTTATCTTTCGATGGATGGCCTGTTGCATAGCTGCGATGACGGGAAGGGAACTGGCTACTGCACCGCCTGCTATACCGGCAACTATCCTACGCAGTGGGTGGATGTAGATGAGATTCTGCCGGCCTCGGCAGATCGCTACGAAGTCCAACTCAAGCTGACAGAAGTGAACTAG
- a CDS encoding BlaI/MecI/CopY family transcriptional regulator, translating to MASNVTVGHDILESAEHDPAELGELERSILQLMWQHGTMTAERVREELDQQDRSLKDSTVRTVLRRLEEKGYVTHVVENRTFLYSSAAPAEMVAGRAVKRILEWFCEGSVEQLLVGMVDSSVLDRKELQRLAERIASAKTEKNPVSTGGKGAKG from the coding sequence ATGGCGAGTAACGTTACAGTCGGTCACGATATCTTGGAATCGGCAGAGCACGATCCAGCCGAATTAGGAGAGCTTGAGCGCAGCATTCTCCAGCTCATGTGGCAGCACGGCACTATGACGGCGGAACGTGTTCGCGAGGAGCTCGATCAGCAGGATCGCTCACTCAAAGACTCCACCGTGCGCACCGTTCTGCGGCGGCTTGAAGAAAAAGGCTACGTAACGCATGTGGTGGAGAACCGCACCTTCCTCTACTCCTCGGCCGCACCGGCGGAGATGGTGGCAGGGCGAGCGGTGAAGCGCATTCTGGAGTGGTTTTGCGAGGGCTCGGTCGAGCAGTTGCTGGTTGGCATGGTCGACTCGTCCGTGCTGGATCGCAAGGAACTGCAAAGATTGGCCGAACGAATCGCCTCGGCAAAGACGGAGAAAAATCCAGTGAGCACTGGCGGTAAAGGAGCAAAGGGATGA
- a CDS encoding FmdB family zinc ribbon protein: protein MQVPLYEYRCTACGYSFEKIQKFSAEPEKDCPKCGGELIRPVTAPALRFEGAGWYVNDYAGKGGSKTAEAANAAGSDAKPSTETKPAAAENTTSAAPAAPAAPAAAPASTTPSSST, encoded by the coding sequence ATGCAAGTGCCACTCTATGAATATCGCTGCACCGCGTGCGGCTACAGTTTTGAAAAGATCCAGAAATTCAGCGCCGAGCCAGAGAAGGATTGCCCCAAATGCGGAGGCGAGTTGATCCGTCCGGTGACTGCCCCCGCGCTTCGCTTCGAGGGCGCCGGCTGGTACGTAAACGACTATGCAGGTAAGGGCGGATCGAAAACGGCAGAGGCAGCAAATGCCGCTGGTTCCGATGCAAAACCGAGTACAGAAACCAAGCCGGCAGCAGCGGAAAACACGACATCCGCAGCACCGGCAGCTCCGGCTGCGCCCGCGGCGGCTCCTGCCAGCACCACCCCGTCTTCCTCGACATAA
- a CDS encoding pirin family protein yields MLTVRKSKDRGHANHGWLDSKFSFSFADYYDPKSMGFRALRVINEDVISGGGGFGTHGHKEMEIVTYVLDGGVAHQDSLGSGSVIVPGELQHMSAGTGIRHSEYNASKTDPAHMLQIWLLPSKAGVAPVYSQQKFPIDAEHNLLHLLVSPDGHDGSLAWNTDAELYATKIDANDRVEHAFTRKHGWVQVARGSAIVNGEELSQGDGLAISEEVSVSIVAGQSGTEVLFFELS; encoded by the coding sequence ATGCTTACAGTTCGTAAATCCAAGGATCGCGGCCATGCCAACCACGGCTGGCTTGACTCTAAATTCTCCTTCTCCTTCGCCGATTACTATGATCCGAAGTCGATGGGCTTTCGCGCCCTGCGAGTGATCAATGAAGATGTCATCTCGGGTGGCGGAGGTTTTGGCACGCACGGCCACAAGGAGATGGAAATCGTCACCTACGTGCTCGACGGTGGCGTGGCTCACCAGGATTCGCTCGGTTCGGGCAGCGTGATTGTGCCTGGGGAGTTGCAGCACATGTCGGCAGGAACGGGCATTCGCCACTCGGAGTACAACGCTTCAAAGACCGATCCGGCGCACATGCTGCAGATCTGGCTCCTGCCCAGCAAAGCCGGTGTTGCACCCGTCTACAGCCAGCAGAAGTTCCCTATCGATGCGGAGCACAATCTGCTGCATTTGCTGGTCTCTCCGGATGGACACGATGGCTCGCTGGCCTGGAACACGGACGCGGAGTTATATGCCACGAAGATAGACGCAAATGATCGCGTCGAACATGCATTCACGCGCAAGCATGGCTGGGTGCAGGTGGCGCGCGGTTCAGCTATTGTGAACGGCGAAGAGCTGTCGCAGGGCGACGGATTGGCGATTTCAGAGGAAGTCTCGGTCTCCATCGTTGCAGGACAGAGTGGCACGGAAGTGTTGTTCTTTGAATTGAGCTAA
- a CDS encoding M56 family metallopeptidase yields the protein MMTLILEAGFRSLLMALAVWGGIRLLRVQAVIAQKIAWVLVLVAAGAMPLVMHAPFLAVNRALNIPVFGLFAHKQVPSAPSKLITAPLTAAPSTAASTIALNMDATGTPQRQTYKPSRIEKSVSPSAERPSRATQHVASDASPSASSLRTEPIMQALAASPVLTSMQSAMGSVLMQIWSWSKVHAGLLLAIAYGMVGGVLLLRTLMGLCIALRIALRAKPVAEPLSEFIADEDSPLRVRVSADIATPVTIGSSVILPANYQTWDEAKLRIVLAHEQSHVRQKDFYLQLLAAVHAAIFWFSPLGWWLQRKLSELGEALSDRAGLAQASDPASYAQVLLEFAAIPRTTPLAGVAMARTSNLSSRIDRILNDRRFRLDFLGGRRHVALAALLVPAALIAAVALIRIGPAVEAAQSQSRTVASASMAASAAPQTQSQTIAQPANQESGQVTGPDQVTTIDSALTPVPALTPTPAPAPAPVPAVSAVAELEPDAEPEEATPDVEAPEPPDDSELQAPVAPEPPKHGHGFAASYSMGEDGRDSFAILSGNGDTVTMSGRHGSELEKARQKYHTDFIWFERDGKSYVITDPAVVAQSRELFKGDPSLGIRQEQLQKMQAELDKKMQNLKPELINLNSPQFKAQMTKLNAEIAELQKVQIKEISDKVNAEVLSNLQEKMGDLQGQIGEIQGKIGEQQGLIGEQQGKLGEQMGKLGEEMGKIGEQQGKNAEAASRKMKSVIDQAVKDGKAKPVE from the coding sequence ATGATGACTCTCATTCTCGAAGCCGGTTTTCGTTCTCTCTTGATGGCGCTCGCCGTGTGGGGTGGCATTCGTTTGTTGCGGGTGCAGGCCGTGATTGCGCAAAAGATAGCGTGGGTGCTGGTCCTTGTTGCTGCGGGAGCAATGCCGCTGGTGATGCACGCTCCATTTCTGGCTGTGAATCGAGCGCTCAATATCCCGGTGTTTGGTTTGTTCGCTCATAAACAGGTGCCATCTGCGCCGTCAAAATTGATAACTGCTCCATTGACGGCTGCCCCATCTACCGCCGCTTCCACTATCGCCCTGAACATGGATGCGACAGGCACACCGCAGAGACAGACCTACAAACCGTCACGAATTGAGAAGAGCGTCAGCCCCTCAGCAGAGCGCCCTTCGCGTGCAACACAACATGTCGCGAGTGACGCATCCCCAAGCGCATCCAGCCTGAGAACGGAGCCAATCATGCAGGCATTGGCTGCATCGCCCGTCTTGACGTCGATGCAATCAGCTATGGGTTCCGTCTTAATGCAGATCTGGAGCTGGAGCAAAGTTCACGCCGGGCTGTTGCTGGCAATTGCCTACGGCATGGTCGGCGGAGTTCTTCTGCTTCGCACACTGATGGGGCTGTGTATTGCCCTGCGGATTGCGTTGAGGGCAAAGCCGGTTGCCGAGCCGCTGTCTGAATTCATTGCCGATGAAGATTCGCCACTGAGAGTGCGTGTAAGCGCAGATATTGCAACGCCGGTCACGATCGGCTCCAGCGTAATTTTGCCCGCGAACTACCAGACCTGGGATGAGGCCAAACTGCGCATCGTGTTGGCGCATGAGCAATCTCATGTGCGCCAGAAGGATTTCTATTTGCAATTACTGGCAGCCGTTCACGCGGCGATCTTCTGGTTCAGTCCGCTGGGGTGGTGGTTGCAGCGCAAATTGTCTGAGCTCGGAGAAGCTCTGAGCGACCGCGCCGGTCTGGCGCAGGCCTCCGACCCTGCCTCTTACGCCCAGGTACTTCTTGAATTCGCGGCCATACCGCGCACAACCCCGCTCGCAGGAGTAGCCATGGCACGTACCAGCAATCTTTCCAGCCGCATTGATCGCATTCTGAATGATCGCCGCTTCCGTCTTGATTTCCTCGGCGGACGCCGCCATGTCGCGCTCGCCGCTCTCCTGGTGCCCGCCGCATTGATCGCCGCTGTAGCGCTGATCCGAATCGGACCGGCAGTCGAGGCCGCCCAGTCGCAGAGCAGAACTGTTGCAAGTGCATCGATGGCAGCCTCCGCTGCTCCTCAAACTCAATCTCAAACTATTGCCCAGCCTGCGAATCAGGAGTCGGGACAGGTTACAGGGCCGGATCAGGTCACCACTATTGATTCAGCACTAACACCAGTTCCAGCGCTGACACCAACGCCCGCACCAGCACCGGCTCCAGTCCCTGCCGTTTCTGCTGTCGCCGAGCTGGAACCAGACGCGGAACCGGAAGAGGCTACGCCAGATGTTGAAGCTCCCGAGCCTCCCGATGATTCTGAGCTGCAAGCCCCCGTGGCGCCAGAGCCACCCAAGCATGGTCATGGCTTTGCCGCCAGCTATTCCATGGGCGAAGACGGACGGGACTCGTTCGCGATCCTGAGCGGAAACGGCGATACCGTGACCATGTCCGGCAGGCACGGCAGCGAGTTGGAGAAGGCACGCCAGAAATATCACACCGACTTCATCTGGTTTGAACGCGATGGCAAATCCTACGTCATCACCGATCCGGCAGTGGTTGCCCAAAGTCGCGAACTCTTCAAAGGCGATCCATCGCTCGGCATTCGGCAGGAGCAGTTGCAGAAGATGCAGGCAGAACTCGATAAGAAAATGCAGAATCTGAAGCCGGAGCTGATCAATTTGAACTCGCCCCAGTTCAAAGCCCAGATGACCAAGCTGAATGCGGAGATTGCCGAGCTACAGAAGGTGCAGATCAAGGAAATCAGCGACAAGGTAAATGCCGAAGTGCTCTCCAATCTGCAGGAAAAAATGGGTGACCTCCAGGGGCAGATTGGCGAAATTCAAGGCAAGATCGGCGAACAGCAGGGGCTGATTGGCGAACAGCAGGGCAAACTCGGTGAACAAATGGGTAAGCTCGGCGAAGAGATGGGTAAAATCGGCGAGCAGCAGGGCAAGAACGCCGAAGCCGCCAGCCGCAAAATGAAGTCGGTTATCGATCAGGCCGTGAAAGACGGGAAAGCAAAGCCCGTCGAGTAG
- the purL gene encoding phosphoribosylformylglycinamidine synthase subunit PurL, protein MTTSSSPGHTPEADSSQIPEPTIVTPELLVRHSITPDEYARIQSALGRVPSLTELGIYSVMWSEHCSYKSSKVHLKRLPTKSERVVQGPGENAGIIDVGDGWACAFKIESHNHPSYIEPHQGAATGVGGILRDIFTMGARPLAVMDSLRFGPITAGAEEPELVRKNHAIVEGVVSGVASYGNCFGVPNLGGETKFEACYSGNPLVNAFALGLVKIDEIFYGKASGIGNPVIYVGAKTGRDGIHGATMASEEFHEGTEEKRPNVQVGDPFMEKLLLEACLEAMKTGAIVGIQDMGAAGLTCSTCEMGARGGVGLDVELDNVPQRETGMNSYEIMLSESQERMLLVAEAGREHEVLDVFSKWGLDAVIVGTVKPEPRLRIRHHGVLVADIPNESLTDDAPLYHRPVGTWKAPVPSEPSQEALSELAKTRDYTADLKKLLASSNICSKRWVHEQYDTMVQTNTVQGPGGEAGVMRIKGTGTPGHERGLAMALDGNGRWAYLDPRLGAMHAVAEACRKVACTGAVPVAATNCLNFGNPQKPEIMAQLSAAIDGIAEACTALGTPITGGNVSLYNETKGEGIYPTPVIGIVGILDDVTKAVPAHFQKTGDLVLLIGEGMGANVPEIALTEFGSSEYAKEVLGELWGEPTYLNLEAEWQLHKCLRELAEQGLIHSASDISDGGIATALVQASLPNSIGASIGVIPVAEAPTALALFGEQATQVILTCSPADKEKIEELVFDFPELSCWLIGETVADKVEISISSETSNTELDVLIDCPISELRKPWATALESALYEEVTV, encoded by the coding sequence ATGACAACGTCTTCTTCCCCTGGGCACACGCCTGAAGCGGATTCGTCTCAGATTCCTGAGCCGACAATCGTTACTCCGGAGCTGCTGGTACGGCACAGCATCACTCCTGATGAGTATGCGCGCATCCAATCTGCGCTGGGCCGTGTTCCTTCCCTCACCGAGTTGGGTATTTACTCGGTCATGTGGAGCGAGCACTGCTCTTACAAATCTTCTAAAGTTCACCTCAAGCGGCTGCCTACCAAGAGTGAGCGCGTCGTGCAGGGACCGGGCGAAAATGCTGGCATCATTGATGTTGGCGACGGCTGGGCCTGCGCCTTCAAGATCGAGAGCCACAATCACCCCAGCTATATCGAGCCGCATCAAGGCGCCGCAACCGGTGTCGGCGGCATTCTGCGAGACATCTTTACGATGGGTGCGCGGCCCCTGGCGGTTATGGATTCGCTCCGTTTTGGCCCGATTACAGCCGGGGCAGAAGAGCCGGAGCTTGTCCGCAAGAATCATGCGATCGTTGAGGGCGTGGTCAGCGGTGTGGCCAGCTACGGCAATTGCTTTGGTGTGCCTAATCTTGGCGGCGAGACAAAGTTTGAGGCCTGTTATAGCGGCAACCCGCTGGTGAATGCTTTTGCGCTCGGGCTGGTCAAAATCGACGAGATTTTCTATGGCAAGGCCAGCGGCATCGGCAATCCCGTTATCTATGTTGGAGCCAAGACTGGCCGTGACGGCATTCACGGCGCCACGATGGCTTCGGAAGAGTTTCACGAAGGAACGGAAGAGAAGCGGCCCAATGTACAGGTCGGCGATCCGTTCATGGAAAAGCTGCTGCTTGAGGCCTGTCTTGAAGCGATGAAGACCGGTGCGATTGTCGGTATTCAGGATATGGGTGCGGCTGGTCTGACCTGCTCCACCTGCGAGATGGGTGCTCGCGGCGGGGTTGGTCTGGATGTCGAGCTCGACAACGTTCCTCAGCGCGAGACCGGCATGAATTCTTACGAAATCATGCTTTCCGAAAGTCAGGAACGCATGTTGCTTGTAGCCGAGGCTGGCCGCGAGCATGAGGTTCTGGATGTATTCAGCAAGTGGGGACTGGACGCGGTCATCGTTGGTACGGTCAAGCCCGAGCCGCGGCTGCGTATTCGTCATCATGGCGTGCTGGTTGCCGATATTCCTAACGAATCGCTGACGGACGATGCGCCGCTTTATCATCGTCCCGTTGGTACATGGAAGGCCCCTGTACCCTCGGAGCCGTCGCAGGAAGCGCTCAGTGAACTGGCCAAGACTCGCGACTACACTGCCGATTTGAAGAAGCTGCTTGCCAGCTCAAACATTTGCAGCAAGCGATGGGTGCATGAGCAGTACGACACCATGGTCCAGACCAACACGGTTCAGGGGCCAGGCGGCGAAGCTGGCGTAATGCGTATCAAGGGAACAGGCACACCGGGCCACGAACGTGGTCTGGCGATGGCTCTCGACGGCAATGGCCGCTGGGCTTATCTCGACCCCAGGCTGGGCGCTATGCATGCCGTGGCGGAGGCCTGTCGCAAGGTAGCCTGTACCGGAGCTGTCCCGGTAGCAGCAACGAACTGTCTTAATTTTGGAAACCCGCAAAAGCCGGAGATCATGGCTCAGCTTTCCGCTGCCATCGACGGCATCGCAGAGGCCTGCACTGCATTGGGTACGCCAATCACGGGCGGCAATGTTTCCCTCTACAACGAGACAAAGGGCGAGGGAATTTATCCTACCCCGGTTATTGGTATCGTCGGGATTCTCGACGATGTGACCAAGGCGGTCCCTGCTCATTTCCAGAAGACGGGCGATCTGGTGCTGCTGATTGGCGAGGGTATGGGCGCAAACGTTCCTGAAATTGCCCTGACCGAATTTGGATCTTCAGAGTATGCGAAGGAAGTCCTCGGCGAGCTTTGGGGAGAACCAACCTATCTGAATCTCGAGGCAGAGTGGCAACTGCACAAGTGCCTGCGTGAACTGGCTGAGCAGGGTTTGATTCACTCGGCATCTGATATCTCGGATGGCGGCATTGCAACAGCATTGGTTCAGGCGTCTTTGCCTAACTCAATTGGAGCGAGCATCGGGGTGATTCCGGTAGCGGAAGCGCCAACCGCGCTTGCACTTTTTGGAGAACAGGCTACACAGGTAATTTTGACCTGCTCGCCTGCGGACAAGGAAAAGATTGAGGAACTGGTCTTCGACTTCCCCGAACTGTCCTGTTGGCTCATTGGCGAAACAGTGGCCGATAAAGTTGAGATCAGTATTTCTTCTGAGACATCTAATACTGAGTTGGATGTTTTAATTGATTGTCCAATCTCTGAACTCCGCAAACCATGGGCCACTGCTCTGGAATCTGCTCTCTACGAAGAGGTGACGGTGTGA
- a CDS encoding ArsR/SmtB family transcription factor, which yields MASIVKILRVVADPNRLRILLLLRGEELSVAELQEVLAMGQSTISTHLSQLKQAGLVEDRRTGKSNLYRVKSNGAENILTGLLKMAQQEIPESGKDQEAMRRVVKKRQDKMRSFFDSVAGRMGRDYVPGKSWKGVAEALLRLIPPMVIADIGAGEGAFALLLAQRATKVIAVDTSAKMIEVGSDKVLRHGVKNVEYLLGDMEELPIEDAIVDLVFFSQSLHHALHPERAIDEAWRILKPGGRIVILDLVQHRFEEAREIYADEWLGFGESELESMLEKSGFKGVQTSVVHKEPEPPQFQTLLAVGDR from the coding sequence ATGGCGTCAATTGTCAAAATCCTCCGCGTTGTAGCCGACCCCAATCGGCTGCGCATCCTCCTGCTCCTGCGCGGCGAGGAGCTTTCCGTAGCCGAGTTGCAGGAGGTTTTGGCTATGGGCCAGAGCACCATCTCCACTCACCTATCGCAGTTGAAACAGGCGGGTCTGGTTGAGGACAGGCGCACCGGCAAGAGCAATCTCTATCGGGTAAAAAGCAACGGCGCCGAGAATATTCTCACAGGCCTCCTGAAGATGGCGCAGCAGGAAATTCCCGAGTCTGGAAAAGATCAGGAAGCCATGCGGCGCGTCGTGAAAAAACGACAGGATAAGATGCGCAGCTTCTTCGACAGCGTGGCCGGGCGCATGGGCCGGGATTACGTTCCCGGCAAGTCATGGAAAGGCGTTGCCGAAGCGCTCCTGCGATTGATACCTCCCATGGTCATCGCAGACATCGGAGCAGGCGAAGGAGCATTCGCGCTTTTACTGGCCCAGCGAGCCACAAAAGTTATTGCCGTCGATACTTCGGCGAAGATGATTGAGGTCGGCAGCGATAAGGTCTTGCGTCACGGCGTAAAAAATGTGGAGTATCTCCTGGGAGATATGGAAGAGCTTCCAATCGAGGACGCGATCGTAGACCTGGTCTTCTTTTCGCAATCGTTGCATCATGCCCTGCATCCTGAGCGAGCCATCGATGAAGCATGGCGAATACTCAAACCAGGAGGCCGCATCGTGATCCTCGATCTCGTACAGCATCGCTTTGAAGAAGCGCGCGAAATATACGCAGACGAGTGGCTGGGCTTCGGCGAATCGGAACTCGAATCCATGCTGGAAAAGTCAGGTTTTAAAGGCGTGCAAACATCCGTGGTTCACAAAGAACCGGAGCCGCCGCAGTTCCAGACACTGCTTGCAGTCGGCGACAGATAA
- the ahcY gene encoding adenosylhomocysteinase, producing the protein MATSTLEIAGTDYKVADMSLADWGRKELNIAEHEMPGLMSIRNKYSAQKPLAGVRITGSLHMTIQTAVLIETLTSLGADVRWASCNIFSTQDHAAAAIAATGVPVFAWKGESLEEYWWCTYQALNHKGGKGPELVVDDGGDVTLLIHKGYELENGDKWVDGPSSSHEEQVIKDLLKKVFAEDPQHWHNVVKAWRGVSEETTTGVHRLYKMLEEGKLLIPAINVNDSVTKSKFDNLYGCRESLVDGIKRATDVMVAGKVAVVCGYGDVGKGSAASLRGLGARVIVTEVDPINALQAAMEGYEVTTLEETLGRGDIYVTCTGNLDIITLEDMKRMKDQAIVCNIGHFDNEIQIDLLNEAPGVVKLNIKPQVDQYTFPTGNSIFVLAEGRLVNLGCATGHPSFVMSNSFANQTLAQLDLWANKDTYKIGVYVLPKKLDEEVARLHLQKIGVKLTTLTPKQAEYLGVSVDGPYKSDHYRY; encoded by the coding sequence ATGGCAACGTCAACGCTCGAAATCGCGGGCACGGACTACAAGGTAGCCGATATGTCCCTGGCCGATTGGGGCCGCAAAGAACTAAACATCGCCGAGCATGAGATGCCGGGCCTGATGTCGATTCGCAACAAGTATTCCGCGCAGAAGCCGCTGGCTGGCGTGCGTATCACCGGGTCGCTGCACATGACCATCCAGACCGCGGTGCTGATCGAGACGTTGACCAGCCTGGGTGCGGATGTCCGCTGGGCAAGCTGCAACATCTTCTCCACACAGGATCACGCAGCCGCAGCCATTGCTGCTACCGGCGTTCCGGTCTTTGCATGGAAGGGCGAGAGCCTTGAAGAATACTGGTGGTGCACCTACCAGGCACTGAATCACAAGGGCGGCAAAGGCCCGGAGCTCGTCGTGGACGACGGCGGCGATGTCACACTGCTGATCCACAAGGGCTATGAGCTTGAGAATGGCGACAAATGGGTCGATGGTCCTTCGTCAAGCCATGAAGAGCAGGTCATCAAGGATTTGCTGAAGAAGGTTTTTGCCGAGGATCCACAGCACTGGCACAATGTCGTCAAGGCGTGGCGCGGCGTTTCAGAAGAGACAACGACGGGCGTGCACCGGCTTTACAAGATGCTGGAAGAAGGCAAGCTGCTTATCCCGGCTATCAATGTCAATGACTCGGTCACCAAGTCCAAGTTCGACAATCTTTACGGTTGCCGCGAATCGCTGGTGGACGGTATCAAGCGCGCTACCGATGTCATGGTTGCAGGCAAAGTCGCCGTTGTTTGCGGCTACGGCGATGTGGGCAAGGGCTCTGCGGCTTCGCTCCGCGGCCTTGGCGCACGCGTCATTGTGACCGAAGTTGACCCCATCAATGCTTTGCAGGCGGCGATGGAAGGATACGAAGTTACCACGCTTGAAGAGACACTGGGCCGCGGCGACATCTACGTCACCTGCACCGGCAACCTGGACATCATCACGCTTGAGGACATGAAGCGGATGAAGGATCAGGCGATCGTCTGCAACATTGGCCACTTCGACAATGAGATCCAGATCGACTTACTGAACGAAGCTCCCGGCGTAGTCAAGCTCAACATCAAGCCCCAGGTCGATCAGTACACGTTCCCGACCGGCAACAGCATCTTCGTGCTGGCAGAGGGGCGCCTGGTGAACCTGGGTTGCGCGACAGGCCATCCGAGCTTTGTAATGAGCAACAGCTTTGCCAACCAGACGCTGGCACAGCTCGATCTATGGGCCAATAAGGACACCTACAAAATCGGCGTCTACGTGCTGCCCAAGAAGCTCGACGAAGAAGTTGCTCGTCTGCATCTGCAGAAGATCGGCGTCAAGTTGACCACGCTCACGCCGAAGCAGGCGGAGTATCTTGGTGTATCCGTCGATGGGCCGTATAAGTCGGATCACTATCGCTACTAA